A window from Pseudomonas moraviensis encodes these proteins:
- a CDS encoding helix-turn-helix domain-containing protein — protein MTTCNPLQVQAFNTADVAEQIRATPGWVQHYQQMSPGHFAGQIRYLDLQGVEVYEEQMNTRVEQNFSAPSGALAFCFDRSDNALYLLNEESRNIWITPENYREIAVVFGPDFVQEHGLQVAKLEGLFMAPLNSGQNALFSSWLSSILTKLAQPADPLDKDRLTEQLLEDCLFILDNAQTSLDRGGLQRRNDERKIMQRVGEWAADSPEDTVNLLELSQVAGVPLRQLQQAFKAYTGMTPSHWLRLRRLNSAHRELLKRRPAETTVAEVAMRWSFWHLGRFSSSYCALFKELPSETLKR, from the coding sequence ATGACAACGTGCAATCCGCTTCAGGTACAAGCGTTCAACACCGCCGACGTGGCCGAACAAATCCGCGCTACGCCGGGCTGGGTCCAGCATTACCAGCAGATGTCGCCGGGGCATTTCGCCGGGCAGATTCGCTATCTGGATCTGCAAGGCGTCGAGGTCTACGAAGAGCAAATGAACACTCGGGTCGAGCAGAATTTCAGTGCGCCATCCGGTGCCCTGGCGTTCTGTTTCGATCGCAGCGATAACGCGCTTTATTTGCTCAATGAAGAGAGCCGTAACATCTGGATCACCCCCGAGAACTACCGGGAAATTGCCGTGGTATTTGGACCGGATTTCGTTCAAGAGCACGGTTTGCAGGTGGCAAAACTCGAAGGATTGTTCATGGCGCCGCTTAACAGCGGACAGAACGCTCTGTTCAGTAGCTGGTTAAGCTCGATTCTCACGAAGTTGGCGCAACCCGCTGATCCACTTGATAAAGATCGCCTGACTGAACAGCTTCTGGAAGACTGCCTGTTCATTCTCGACAACGCTCAAACCAGTCTCGATCGTGGCGGATTGCAGCGGCGCAACGATGAACGCAAGATCATGCAGCGGGTAGGGGAGTGGGCGGCTGACTCTCCGGAGGACACGGTCAATCTGCTTGAACTTTCCCAGGTTGCCGGCGTACCGCTGCGCCAGTTGCAACAGGCGTTCAAGGCCTACACCGGCATGACCCCGAGTCACTGGTTGCGCCTGCGGCGGTTGAACAGCGCGCACCGGGAACTGCTCAAGCGTCGGCCCGCGGAAACCACGGTTGCCGAAGTGGCAATGCGCTGGTCGTTCTGGCATCTGGGGCGGTTTTCCAGCAGTTACTGCGCGCTGTTCAAAGAGCTGCCGAGCGAGACGCTCAAGCGCTGA
- a CDS encoding sigma-70 family RNA polymerase sigma factor codes for MIEATSPAEQSLQQLYREHRGWLETWLRRRMGNAWDAADLSQDTFVRVLCNAPPLAELREPRAYLLTVGKRLLSNFYTRRHLEKAYLDALAQLPEACAPSPEQRWLLLETLQALDELLDGLPRAVRRAFLWSQLEGLGYREIAKRLQVSERTVKRYMAQAYEHCLLVEL; via the coding sequence ATGATTGAAGCCACGTCACCGGCGGAGCAGAGCCTGCAACAGTTGTACCGTGAACATCGCGGCTGGCTGGAAACCTGGCTGCGCCGGCGCATGGGCAATGCGTGGGATGCGGCGGACCTCAGTCAGGACACCTTTGTGCGCGTCTTGTGCAACGCGCCGCCACTGGCCGAATTGCGCGAGCCCCGCGCGTATTTGCTCACCGTCGGCAAACGGCTGCTGAGCAATTTCTACACGCGACGCCATCTGGAAAAAGCCTACCTCGACGCCTTGGCGCAATTGCCGGAAGCGTGCGCGCCGTCGCCGGAGCAGCGCTGGTTGCTGCTGGAAACCTTGCAGGCACTGGATGAACTGCTCGACGGCTTGCCGCGTGCGGTGCGTCGGGCTTTTTTGTGGAGCCAGCTCGAGGGGCTCGGCTACCGCGAGATTGCCAAGCGCTTGCAGGTCTCAGAACGTACGGTGAAACGTTACATGGCCCAGGCTTACGAGCATTGCTTGCTGGTGGAACTGTGA
- a CDS encoding FecR domain-containing protein codes for MTRVAPSDEAREVARAAAQWLALLESGGASDEDRARLQHWRSSDSRHENAWQKIQQLRQRFAGLPPALAMATLDRPDPARRAALKRALGVAALVPAAWLIGRELPLEVWRADLHTSTGERRTVQLAQDSSLQLNTDSAVNVDLPARQLTLMRGEMALNVAGDSAFIVNAPYGRMIVSHGDISVRLNARDCQVCVLRGSMQLQPLHGPTRVLKQGQQVSLQASGAGAVTAFDTLMPGWRDGVMMAQNQPLGDFLRELSRYRPGVLRWDPALESLRITGSFRLDDTDQVLSLLAASLPVDVHTRTRFWVSLVPRAEKTG; via the coding sequence GTGACGCGCGTTGCCCCCAGCGATGAAGCGCGCGAAGTGGCGCGGGCGGCGGCGCAGTGGTTGGCATTGCTCGAATCCGGCGGAGCCAGCGATGAAGATCGCGCCCGGTTGCAGCATTGGCGCAGCAGCGACAGTCGCCACGAAAACGCGTGGCAGAAAATTCAACAATTGCGTCAGCGCTTTGCAGGCTTACCGCCGGCGCTGGCCATGGCCACGCTGGATCGGCCGGATCCGGCGCGGCGCGCGGCGCTCAAGCGTGCCTTGGGCGTGGCGGCGCTGGTGCCGGCGGCGTGGTTGATCGGCCGTGAGCTGCCGCTGGAGGTCTGGCGCGCCGATCTGCACACCAGCACCGGTGAGCGGCGCACAGTGCAGTTGGCGCAGGATTCGTCATTGCAGCTCAACACCGACAGTGCGGTAAACGTCGATTTGCCTGCCCGTCAGTTGACGCTGATGCGTGGCGAGATGGCGCTCAACGTAGCGGGGGATTCAGCTTTTATCGTCAACGCGCCTTACGGGCGGATGATCGTCAGTCACGGCGACATCTCGGTGCGCCTGAATGCTCGCGACTGCCAGGTCTGCGTGCTGCGTGGCTCAATGCAGTTGCAGCCGTTGCACGGGCCGACGCGGGTATTGAAGCAGGGCCAACAAGTCAGCCTGCAAGCGTCTGGTGCCGGCGCGGTGACGGCATTCGATACGTTGATGCCCGGGTGGCGCGACGGCGTGATGATGGCGCAAAACCAGCCGCTGGGTGATTTCCTGCGCGAGTTGAGCCGCTACCGCCCGGGCGTACTGCGCTGGGATCCGGCGCTGGAATCGCTGCGCATCACCGGCAGTTTCCGCCTCGATGACACTGATCAAGTGCTGTCACTGCTGGCGGCGAGTTTGCCTGTCGACGTGCACACGCGAACGCGATTCTGGGTGTCGCTGGTGCCGCGTGCAGAAAAAACTGGCTGA
- a CDS encoding TonB-dependent receptor, with the protein MPAVFPGRLRPLLQLSLLLSLSASPVLIQSSWADDGSRRSYQVPAGSLSAALTRFAGLAGVNLSVDPALVSGRNSNGLAGEYGVEEGFSRLLQGSGLQLQPVGDQAYTLVPAAEGSTLQLAPTSILGASGSTEADVFAGGQVARRGSQGLLGSRDFMETPFSMTTYTSETVKNQQARTLGDLIGSDPSVRATNPAGGRYEQFTIRGFSLFNSDVSYNGLYGILPTYTIDMEMADRVDILKGPSQLINGISPRGSVGGGINVVPKRATDKPITSLTANYASNNQVGGAVDVGRRFGEDNQFGVRFNGVKQSGDTEWDHQSVDRDMAVFGLDFRGERLRLSTDIGHTERDTDAPQERVQVAANARVPNANDVRDNYAQPWSKARTKDTFGTVSGEFDVSDSVMLYGGVGARKSNHDFLRHAVSVTNDAGDFSVQPRDFTRDENVRTATAGVRNWFQTGPVSHEVNLAANYFYMDFENGGARYAAGRSNLYDPVEIARPGTPTRNDAKVYTENRFSGVALSDTLGFLDDRLLLTLGARWQRVKVDDWSGGIKGDTAYDEEKVSPSGGILFKATDKLSLYANYMEGLSQGKIAPSTSINEDEIFPPFISRQIEVGAKYDAGSYALTAAVFRIKQPAYETNVTTRVFGPNGKRENNGVELSVFGEPLKGFRLLGGVMYIDSELTHTTNGTFDGNRAPATPKYNVNLGAEWDVPTVQGLTLTSRGIYSSSQYLDQSNDKEIDSWERFDVGTRYAFKLDEKTITLRANVENVLDKRYWSSAGASDDSEPGLTLSTPRTYLLSATVDF; encoded by the coding sequence ATGCCCGCAGTATTCCCAGGTCGTTTGCGTCCGTTGTTGCAGTTGAGTCTTTTGCTGAGCCTGAGTGCCAGCCCCGTGTTGATCCAATCGAGCTGGGCCGACGACGGCAGTCGCCGCAGTTATCAGGTCCCGGCCGGTAGTCTGAGTGCGGCGTTGACGCGGTTCGCCGGCCTGGCCGGAGTCAACCTATCGGTGGATCCGGCGCTGGTCAGCGGCCGCAACAGCAATGGTTTGGCCGGTGAATATGGCGTGGAGGAGGGGTTCAGCCGATTGTTGCAGGGCTCGGGGCTGCAACTGCAACCGGTCGGCGATCAGGCTTATACGCTGGTACCCGCGGCAGAAGGCAGCACCTTGCAGCTTGCGCCTACATCTATTCTCGGCGCGAGCGGGTCAACCGAGGCCGACGTGTTTGCCGGCGGCCAGGTTGCACGGCGAGGCTCGCAAGGGCTGTTGGGCTCCAGGGATTTCATGGAAACCCCGTTCAGCATGACCACCTACACCAGCGAAACGGTGAAGAACCAGCAGGCCCGCACGCTCGGCGACCTGATCGGCAGCGACCCTTCGGTACGCGCGACCAACCCGGCCGGCGGACGCTACGAGCAATTCACCATTCGTGGCTTCAGCCTGTTCAACAGCGACGTTTCCTATAACGGCCTCTACGGAATCTTGCCGACGTACACCATCGACATGGAAATGGCCGATCGCGTCGACATCCTCAAGGGCCCGAGCCAATTGATCAACGGGATTTCGCCACGGGGCAGTGTAGGAGGGGGGATCAACGTCGTGCCGAAACGCGCCACCGACAAGCCGATCACCTCGCTGACGGCCAACTACGCCTCGAACAACCAGGTCGGTGGCGCGGTGGATGTCGGGCGGCGCTTTGGCGAAGACAATCAGTTCGGCGTGCGCTTCAACGGCGTCAAACAGTCCGGCGATACGGAATGGGATCACCAGAGTGTCGATCGCGACATGGCGGTATTCGGCCTGGATTTCCGTGGCGAACGCTTGCGGCTTTCCACCGATATCGGCCACACCGAACGCGACACCGACGCACCGCAGGAACGCGTGCAAGTCGCCGCCAATGCCAGGGTGCCGAACGCCAATGATGTGCGCGACAACTATGCGCAACCCTGGAGCAAGGCGCGCACCAAAGATACCTTCGGTACGGTGAGCGGGGAGTTCGATGTCAGTGATTCGGTCATGCTGTATGGCGGCGTCGGCGCGCGCAAAAGCAATCACGACTTCTTGCGCCATGCCGTTTCGGTGACTAACGACGCCGGTGATTTCAGCGTCCAGCCGCGAGATTTCACTCGCGACGAAAACGTCCGCACGGCTACCGCTGGCGTTCGTAACTGGTTCCAGACCGGGCCGGTCAGCCATGAAGTGAACTTGGCGGCCAACTACTTTTATATGGACTTCGAAAACGGCGGCGCCCGTTACGCGGCCGGGCGCAGCAATCTCTATGACCCGGTGGAAATCGCCAGACCCGGCACGCCGACCCGCAATGACGCCAAGGTCTACACCGAGAACCGCTTCAGCGGCGTGGCGTTGTCCGACACCCTCGGTTTCCTCGACGATCGCCTGTTGCTGACCCTGGGTGCGCGTTGGCAGCGGGTCAAAGTCGATGACTGGAGCGGCGGCATCAAGGGCGACACAGCCTACGATGAAGAAAAGGTCTCGCCATCGGGGGGCATTCTGTTCAAGGCAACCGACAAACTCTCGCTGTACGCCAACTACATGGAAGGCCTCAGCCAGGGCAAGATCGCACCATCGACATCGATCAACGAGGACGAAATCTTCCCGCCATTCATCAGCCGCCAGATCGAAGTCGGCGCCAAATACGACGCGGGCTCATATGCGCTGACGGCAGCAGTATTCCGCATCAAACAACCCGCCTACGAAACCAACGTCACCACGCGTGTCTTCGGCCCGAACGGCAAGCGCGAGAACAATGGCGTGGAACTCAGCGTATTCGGCGAACCGCTCAAAGGCTTCAGATTGCTCGGTGGAGTGATGTACATCGATAGCGAATTGACTCACACCACCAACGGCACATTCGACGGCAACCGCGCACCGGCGACACCGAAATACAACGTCAACCTTGGCGCGGAGTGGGATGTGCCAACGGTGCAGGGCTTAACGTTGACCAGTCGCGGAATCTATTCAAGTTCGCAGTACCTGGACCAATCGAACGACAAGGAAATCGACTCGTGGGAACGGTTCGACGTAGGCACACGCTATGCTTTCAAGCTGGACGAAAAGACGATCACCTTGCGCGCCAATGTCGAAAACGTGCTGGATAAGCGCTACTGGAGCTCGGCGGGAGCCTCGGATGACAGTGAGCCGGGGTTGACGCTGTCGACGCCGAGGACGTATCTGCTGTCGGCGACTGTGGATTTCTAG
- a CDS encoding GNAT family N-acetyltransferase, whose translation MLELTTQRLDLRTMVESDWPLFLRLHSEPQTMQYVFGEIAEHQVRKGFEHRLPAWGPQSDHWLCLVVIDRASGQELGVTGFRILSPGHAEVGCLLLPEHQGKGFGTESRQAIIDYAAAIGLDSLESTVTDGNIASCKVLEKCGFVFERRVPQAYQIGDRWFDDLIYRYQIS comes from the coding sequence ATGCTTGAGCTCACCACGCAACGCCTGGACCTGCGCACGATGGTCGAATCCGACTGGCCGCTGTTCCTCAGGCTGCATTCCGAGCCGCAAACCATGCAGTATGTGTTCGGTGAAATCGCCGAGCACCAGGTGCGCAAAGGCTTCGAGCATCGGCTTCCGGCCTGGGGGCCACAGTCGGATCACTGGTTGTGTCTGGTGGTGATCGACAGGGCCAGCGGGCAGGAACTGGGTGTGACCGGATTCCGCATCCTGTCGCCGGGGCATGCCGAGGTGGGTTGCCTGCTGTTGCCCGAGCATCAGGGCAAAGGCTTTGGCACCGAGTCGCGGCAGGCGATCATCGACTATGCCGCGGCCATCGGCCTGGACTCGTTGGAGTCGACCGTGACCGACGGTAATATCGCGTCATGCAAGGTTCTGGAGAAATGCGGTTTTGTATTCGAGCGCCGCGTGCCGCAGGCCTATCAGATTGGAGATCGGTGGTTTGACGACCTGATCTACCGCTATCAAATCAGCTGA
- a CDS encoding GSCFA domain-containing protein, whose protein sequence is MNPYQCLPPRAFWRTAVADKPALNIDQLWTPQFEIGNKDAIVTAGSCFAQHIGRALGERGMNWLDAEPAPPGLPETDWKAHNYGVFSFRTGNLYTPAMLCQWLEWALGVSLPPDETWAHDGRFFDPFRPAVEPDGFASEDALFASREATLDAIRTALRRAKVFVFTLGLTEAWQNRQTGLVYPVCPGTVRGTFDPQLHCFCNFGFMDTYGDMVRALELMRSINPQLRLLLTVSPVPLTATATGEHVLSATTYSKSVLRAVAGQLCEDLHDVDYFPSYEIITGTPFRGAFYQPNQREVTPEGVAFVMRQFFAGLDAVQPLQALTSVASTCVSSEELVCEDAVLDYYA, encoded by the coding sequence GTGAACCCTTATCAGTGCCTGCCACCCCGCGCTTTCTGGCGCACCGCCGTGGCTGACAAGCCCGCGCTGAACATCGATCAACTGTGGACGCCACAATTCGAGATCGGCAACAAGGACGCCATCGTCACCGCCGGCTCGTGTTTCGCCCAGCACATCGGCCGGGCGCTGGGCGAACGCGGCATGAACTGGCTGGATGCCGAACCGGCACCGCCCGGACTGCCCGAAACCGACTGGAAGGCCCATAACTATGGAGTTTTCTCGTTTCGTACCGGCAATCTGTACACTCCGGCGATGCTGTGCCAATGGCTGGAATGGGCGCTCGGCGTGAGCCTGCCACCCGACGAAACCTGGGCCCATGACGGGCGTTTCTTCGACCCGTTCCGCCCCGCCGTGGAACCCGACGGTTTTGCCAGCGAGGACGCACTGTTCGCCTCGCGCGAAGCCACCCTCGATGCCATCCGCACTGCCCTGCGCCGCGCCAAAGTGTTCGTGTTCACCCTGGGCCTGACCGAAGCCTGGCAGAACCGCCAGACCGGTCTGGTGTATCCCGTGTGCCCCGGCACCGTGCGCGGCACCTTCGATCCGCAGTTGCACTGCTTCTGCAACTTCGGCTTCATGGACACCTATGGCGACATGGTCAGGGCGCTTGAGTTGATGCGTTCGATCAACCCGCAACTGCGTCTGCTGCTCACCGTGTCACCGGTGCCCCTGACGGCAACCGCGACGGGCGAGCATGTGTTGAGCGCCACCACCTATTCCAAATCAGTCCTGCGCGCCGTTGCCGGGCAGCTGTGCGAAGACCTGCACGACGTCGACTATTTCCCCTCCTACGAAATCATCACCGGCACACCTTTCAGGGGCGCGTTCTACCAACCCAACCAACGGGAGGTCACGCCTGAAGGCGTGGCATTTGTCATGCGGCAGTTTTTCGCCGGGCTCGATGCGGTTCAACCGCTGCAGGCGCTGACCAGCGTTGCCTCCACCTGCGTGTCCAGTGAGGAGCTTGTCTGTGAAGACGCCGTGCTCGATTACTACGCCTAG